Proteins encoded by one window of Flagellimonas lutaonensis:
- a CDS encoding aminopeptidase P family protein: MKYESIPNSLFIKNREKFMAQMRPKSIAVFNSNDIYPISADSTMPFQQHRDIFYLSGADQEETILVLFPDAVDKKHREVLFVRETNEHIAVWEGAKLTKEQATAVTGIKTVYWLSDFDKVFFDLMTEADTVYFNTNEHYRQAVETQTREDRFIEWCKEKYPAHQTAKSNPILQEIRGVKEPEEIELMQYACNITEKGFRRVLGFVRPGAWEYEIEAEYLHEFIRNRSRGFAYTPIIASGNNANVLHYIENNQQCQEGDLILMDVGAEYANYSSDMTRTIPVNGRFTKRQKEVYNAVLLVKNEATKLLVPGTLWAEYHKEVGKIMTSELLGLGLLDKADVQNENPEWPAYKKYFMHGTSHHIGLDTHDYGALKTPMKANMVFTVEPGIYIPEEKMGVRLEDDVVIRDKGEPFNLMRHIPIEAEEIEELMQA, encoded by the coding sequence ATGAAGTACGAGAGCATACCCAACAGTCTTTTTATCAAAAACCGCGAGAAGTTCATGGCCCAGATGCGACCCAAGAGCATTGCGGTTTTCAACTCCAACGATATATATCCCATAAGTGCCGACAGCACCATGCCTTTTCAGCAACACCGTGATATTTTTTACCTGAGCGGTGCCGACCAAGAAGAGACCATTTTGGTACTTTTCCCAGATGCGGTGGATAAAAAGCACCGCGAGGTACTGTTCGTTAGGGAAACCAACGAGCATATTGCCGTTTGGGAAGGGGCCAAGCTCACCAAAGAGCAAGCCACTGCCGTTACGGGCATCAAAACCGTGTATTGGCTATCAGATTTCGACAAGGTCTTTTTTGACCTGATGACCGAGGCCGATACTGTTTACTTCAACACCAACGAGCATTACCGACAAGCGGTCGAGACGCAGACGCGCGAGGATAGGTTCATCGAATGGTGCAAAGAAAAATATCCGGCGCACCAAACGGCCAAGAGCAATCCAATTCTACAAGAGATAAGGGGCGTTAAAGAACCCGAAGAAATCGAATTGATGCAATACGCCTGCAACATCACCGAAAAGGGTTTCCGCAGGGTCTTGGGGTTTGTAAGGCCCGGTGCATGGGAGTACGAAATAGAGGCAGAGTACCTGCACGAGTTTATCAGAAACCGTTCACGTGGATTTGCCTATACCCCCATCATTGCCTCGGGCAACAATGCCAATGTGCTGCACTACATCGAGAACAACCAGCAATGCCAAGAAGGTGATTTGATTTTGATGGACGTGGGTGCCGAATACGCCAACTATTCGAGCGACATGACCCGTACCATACCGGTGAACGGGCGGTTCACCAAACGGCAGAAAGAAGTGTACAATGCCGTTCTTCTGGTAAAAAATGAAGCCACCAAACTATTGGTGCCGGGCACCCTTTGGGCCGAATACCACAAAGAAGTGGGCAAGATCATGACCTCAGAACTGTTGGGGCTCGGATTGCTGGACAAGGCCGACGTACAGAACGAAAACCCCGAGTGGCCAGCGTATAAAAAATACTTTATGCATGGTACCAGCCACCATATCGGGCTCGACACTCATGACTATGGTGCCCTGAAGACCCCGATGAAAGCCAATATGGTCTTTACTGTTGAACCTGGCATATACATTCCTGAAGAAAAGATGGGCGTTCGATTGGAGGACGATGTCGTGATCAGGGACAAAGGCGAACCCTTTAACCTGATGCGCCATATACCCATTGAAGCGGAAGAGATAGAGGAGTTAATGCAGGCATAG
- the brnQ gene encoding branched-chain amino acid transport system II carrier protein, with amino-acid sequence MNARKQQFVVAFALFSLFFGAGNLILPPQLGFKSGPFWWLVALGFCLSAVLIPLLGILAHARLQGTMYDFGKKVSPTFSLVYCYLVYAISIGLPSPRTASVTHEMGVAPLFDTPSLLTSFVYFALVFLFVMNRSKILDIIGKLMTPAIILILFSIIGVAVFSMDGDFGGSGFTHPFSAGILEGYQTFDAIGAVVVGGVIIISINLKNKASAYHEKRKLIGRAGWLAGLGLCLIYTGLILTGALMQGEFAKDINRTALLSGISLKTLGNTANLFLSLLVSLACFTTAMGIVTGTADFVKGRFNDSQRVYMLTALFGCILGVLMGQFNVGYIIAVALPVLMLIYPITIVLIVLNVLPEKYTSKKIFRWTVITTILFSIPDFFVSLGFEEGMGSIKNWIPLSAFHMGWVVPALVVFIICNVFLKKQGD; translated from the coding sequence TTGAATGCCAGAAAACAACAGTTTGTCGTCGCCTTCGCGCTTTTCTCTCTTTTTTTTGGTGCCGGCAACCTGATCCTGCCCCCCCAGCTGGGCTTTAAATCAGGCCCGTTTTGGTGGTTGGTGGCCCTTGGGTTTTGTCTATCGGCCGTATTGATTCCCCTATTGGGTATCTTGGCACACGCACGTTTGCAGGGCACCATGTACGATTTTGGCAAAAAGGTATCGCCCACCTTCAGTTTGGTCTATTGTTATTTGGTCTACGCCATATCCATTGGTCTGCCCTCTCCAAGAACAGCGTCGGTTACGCACGAAATGGGAGTAGCACCTTTATTTGATACCCCATCGCTGTTGACCAGTTTCGTCTATTTCGCCTTGGTCTTTCTCTTCGTGATGAACCGTTCAAAAATCTTGGACATTATAGGAAAATTGATGACCCCAGCCATCATCTTGATCCTATTTAGCATCATTGGGGTAGCGGTTTTTTCTATGGATGGTGATTTTGGAGGCTCCGGTTTCACCCACCCCTTTTCAGCGGGAATTTTAGAAGGCTATCAAACTTTTGACGCCATTGGGGCCGTGGTCGTGGGTGGTGTCATCATTATCTCCATCAACCTAAAGAACAAAGCGTCTGCCTATCACGAAAAAAGAAAGTTGATCGGCCGTGCCGGATGGTTGGCCGGCTTGGGGCTGTGTCTCATCTACACCGGACTTATACTGACAGGTGCCCTGATGCAGGGCGAGTTCGCCAAAGACATTAACCGAACGGCCCTTCTGAGCGGTATCAGCCTCAAGACCCTTGGCAATACCGCCAACCTGTTCTTGAGCCTTTTGGTAAGCCTCGCCTGTTTTACCACCGCTATGGGCATTGTTACGGGCACGGCCGATTTTGTAAAGGGCCGGTTCAACGACTCCCAAAGGGTTTACATGCTTACTGCCCTTTTCGGATGTATTCTGGGTGTATTGATGGGCCAATTCAATGTCGGCTATATCATTGCCGTCGCATTGCCTGTGCTCATGCTCATTTACCCGATTACCATTGTGTTGATCGTATTGAATGTGCTGCCCGAAAAATATACGTCCAAAAAGATATTTCGGTGGACGGTGATCACTACAATCCTATTCAGTATCCCCGATTTTTTTGTAAGCCTTGGTTTTGAAGAAGGCATGGGGTCCATCAAAAACTGGATTCCCCTTTCAGCATTTCATATGGGTTGGGTGGTACCGGCTCTGGTCGTTTTTATAATTTGCAATGTCTTTTTGAAGAAGCAGGGCGACTGA
- a CDS encoding DUF2721 domain-containing protein → MQLDLTIPALLFPAISLTMLAYNARYLAIAALIRQLYKEFEETAASPLERQIRQLRKRLNIIKNMQATAIVSFLLAVVTMFLIYVELGVWANVIFGVSLVFLVISLILSLVEVRLSTKALGIQLRNMEK, encoded by the coding sequence ATGCAACTAGACCTTACCATTCCCGCCCTACTGTTTCCGGCCATTTCACTGACCATGTTGGCCTACAATGCCCGTTACTTGGCCATTGCGGCCCTTATTCGCCAACTCTACAAAGAGTTTGAAGAAACAGCGGCCTCCCCACTGGAACGGCAGATACGGCAACTCAGAAAGCGGCTCAACATCATCAAGAACATGCAGGCCACCGCCATTGTCAGTTTCCTGTTGGCAGTCGTGACTATGTTCTTGATCTATGTTGAATTGGGGGTCTGGGCCAATGTAATCTTCGGGGTCAGTCTAGTCTTTTTGGTGATTTCTTTGATCTTATCGCTGGTCGAGGTGCGGTTATCGACCAAGGCGTTGGGTATTCAGCTTCGAAATATGGAGAAATAA
- a CDS encoding choice-of-anchor B family protein, which yields MRLSILVFVLFFYLLGCSRDDGNAEQVITDDDIAMTDDDAGGGTHDAPDIGSGGSQNGNVPCEGGLAAGYPCQGYDLVFHMPLSAFNAASANDIWGWTDPDNNREYAIVGLDNGTAFVDITDNQNPQYLGKLPTATTSSTWRDIKVYGNHAFIVAEAAGHGMQVFDLTRLRNVANPPETFSADARYTDIGNAHNLVINEATGFAYPVGTDRNDAFTGGVHFVDVGDPTSPVGVGGYGAQGYTHDAQVVSYNGPDADYTGREIFIGANENQVVIADITDKDNPTDVAALGYPQLGYTHQGWFTEDQRYFILCDELDEVNFGLDSRTLVFDLTDLDAPVLHTTYTGPTGAIDHNGYVLGNLYFLANYTAGLRVLDISQIADKTIVEEGFFDTYPSNNTVSFNGVWSVYPYFASGKILVNDINSGLFVIKRSNF from the coding sequence ATGAGACTTTCAATTCTGGTCTTTGTTCTTTTCTTTTATTTATTGGGATGTTCCCGTGATGACGGCAATGCTGAACAGGTCATCACCGATGATGACATTGCCATGACCGATGATGATGCGGGAGGTGGCACTCATGATGCCCCCGATATAGGGTCTGGGGGCTCACAGAACGGCAATGTGCCCTGTGAGGGGGGGTTGGCAGCTGGATATCCCTGTCAGGGGTACGATTTGGTATTTCACATGCCCCTGAGCGCTTTTAATGCCGCTAGTGCAAACGATATTTGGGGGTGGACAGACCCTGACAACAACCGCGAATATGCCATTGTGGGCCTTGACAATGGAACGGCATTTGTTGATATTACCGATAATCAAAACCCTCAGTATCTTGGCAAATTGCCCACGGCCACCACTTCAAGCACATGGCGCGACATCAAAGTCTACGGTAATCATGCCTTTATCGTGGCCGAAGCTGCGGGCCATGGCATGCAGGTATTTGATCTTACACGATTGCGCAACGTGGCCAACCCGCCCGAAACATTTAGCGCTGATGCCCGCTATACCGATATCGGCAATGCGCACAATCTTGTGATCAATGAAGCCACGGGCTTTGCATACCCTGTGGGCACCGATCGAAACGATGCCTTTACCGGGGGGGTACATTTTGTGGACGTTGGCGACCCGACCAGCCCTGTGGGAGTTGGAGGCTATGGTGCCCAAGGCTACACCCATGATGCCCAGGTGGTCAGCTATAACGGCCCCGATGCCGATTATACGGGCCGTGAAATTTTTATCGGGGCCAATGAAAATCAGGTTGTAATTGCCGATATAACCGATAAGGATAACCCTACCGACGTCGCGGCCTTGGGGTATCCGCAACTGGGCTATACACACCAGGGTTGGTTTACCGAAGATCAGCGTTATTTTATTCTGTGCGATGAACTCGATGAGGTCAATTTTGGATTGGATTCCCGCACTTTGGTTTTTGACCTTACAGACCTCGACGCCCCAGTGTTGCATACTACCTATACCGGCCCCACGGGGGCCATTGATCATAACGGTTATGTGCTGGGCAATCTTTATTTTTTGGCGAATTATACCGCGGGTTTACGGGTGCTCGATATTTCACAGATTGCAGATAAGACAATCGTTGAAGAGGGCTTCTTCGATACGTATCCAAGTAACAATACGGTAAGTTTTAATGGGGTCTGGAGTGTCTATCCCTATTTTGCAAGTGGCAAGATTTTGGTCAACGATATCAATTCAGGATTATTTGTAATCAAAAGGTCAAATTTCTGA
- a CDS encoding VPS10 domain-containing protein: MRTLYFFFAFFIFQMALPQQQATPATKVMAGLEQKAEMAENSMVKNIPLTNIGPSVMSGRVVDLDVNPEDPTEFYVAYASGGLWHTKDNGISFTPVMDNSNTQNIGDIAVDWKNGTLWVGTGENNSSRSSYAGIGILKSTDGGETWQNMGLHDSHHIGRIIINPNDPNEVVVGVTGHLYSPNTERGVYKTTDGGNTWKKTLFINDETGIIDLAHAPDNFNMQYAAAWQKDRKAWNFTGNGNASGIYKSTDGGNSWSLVSTAESGFPTGEGVGRIGLAVFDNNTLYAVHDSQFRREKSSEEEKKEGLTKEDFKAMDKATFLALDNKKLNDFLKTNGFQEKYRAENVKNMVRDGAVQPVDLAKYLEDANSMLFDTPVIGAEVYRSDDTGKTWKKMNEDYIDDLFYSYGYYFAQIRIDPSNVDKIYLAGVPLIMSEDGGKTYKAIDKENVHADHHALWINPKRPGHLINGNDGGVNITYNDGEHWMKNNTPTVGQFYAINVDNEKPYNVYGGLQDNGVWKGAHNNKEDRRWHSTGKNPWQSIMGGDGMQVQIDGRNSNIVYTGFQFGNYFRLELGKGKNTHIQPKHELGEAPYRFNWQTPILLSPHNQDILYLGSKKLHRSMNQGDDWEAISDDLTKGGKKGNVAYGTLTTISESPFKFGLIYVGSDDGLVHVSKNAGGSWERISDAFPKDLWVSEVAASKHKKERVYVTLNGYRWDDFAPYVYVSDDYGKTWKNISEGIPASPVNALVEDSKNENLLFVGTDNGLYVSFNRGASWELFQNGMPNVAVHDLVIQPEAKHLLVGTHGRSIYKADIANMQKLSSDVMAKDLYVFGVDNIKHSKRWGNSWSSWGKPNTPGLDITFFASKPGTYNAKVLTADGIEVSTAEIAADKGLNILSYDVAFSKEGKKNFLKKNKMALEEAKNGKTYLPKGTFSVEISGNGTAEKIQFEIE; this comes from the coding sequence ATGCGAACTCTTTACTTCTTTTTTGCCTTCTTTATTTTTCAAATGGCCTTGCCACAGCAGCAGGCCACCCCAGCTACCAAGGTTATGGCCGGGTTAGAGCAAAAAGCCGAAATGGCCGAAAATTCAATGGTCAAGAACATACCTCTAACAAATATTGGCCCCTCAGTAATGAGTGGTCGGGTGGTAGACCTGGATGTCAACCCAGAAGATCCCACCGAATTCTATGTGGCCTACGCCTCTGGCGGCCTGTGGCATACCAAAGACAACGGCATCTCATTTACTCCGGTGATGGACAATTCAAACACCCAGAATATCGGTGACATTGCTGTGGATTGGAAAAACGGGACCCTCTGGGTGGGCACGGGTGAAAATAATTCTTCGCGTTCGTCATACGCCGGTATTGGTATTTTAAAATCTACGGATGGAGGGGAAACGTGGCAGAACATGGGCCTTCATGACTCGCACCACATTGGCCGCATCATTATCAATCCGAACGACCCCAACGAAGTGGTGGTGGGCGTTACGGGGCATTTATACTCCCCCAATACTGAAAGGGGCGTTTACAAAACCACCGATGGGGGCAACACCTGGAAAAAGACCCTATTTATCAATGACGAAACAGGCATTATCGACCTTGCACACGCACCCGACAATTTCAACATGCAATATGCCGCTGCATGGCAGAAAGACAGAAAAGCCTGGAATTTTACCGGAAACGGCAACGCTTCGGGCATCTATAAAAGTACCGATGGCGGCAACTCTTGGTCGTTGGTAAGTACTGCTGAAAGTGGTTTTCCGACCGGTGAAGGGGTGGGCCGTATCGGTCTGGCCGTTTTTGACAACAACACCCTGTATGCTGTACACGACAGCCAATTCAGGCGAGAAAAATCATCCGAAGAAGAAAAAAAAGAGGGGCTCACCAAAGAAGATTTTAAGGCGATGGACAAGGCCACTTTTTTGGCCCTTGACAACAAGAAGCTCAACGACTTTCTCAAAACCAACGGTTTTCAAGAAAAGTACCGGGCCGAAAACGTTAAGAACATGGTGCGCGATGGTGCCGTACAGCCCGTAGATTTGGCCAAATACCTTGAAGATGCCAATTCGATGCTCTTTGATACCCCGGTAATCGGTGCAGAGGTATACCGAAGCGATGATACGGGCAAGACCTGGAAAAAAATGAACGAAGACTATATCGACGACCTGTTCTATAGCTATGGCTACTACTTTGCCCAGATCCGTATAGATCCGAGCAACGTTGACAAAATCTATTTGGCGGGCGTGCCGCTCATTATGTCAGAAGACGGTGGCAAAACCTATAAGGCCATCGACAAAGAGAACGTACATGCCGACCACCACGCCCTATGGATAAACCCGAAACGCCCGGGCCACCTCATCAACGGAAACGATGGTGGGGTCAACATCACCTATAACGATGGGGAACATTGGATGAAGAACAACACCCCCACCGTTGGGCAATTCTACGCCATTAACGTTGACAACGAAAAACCGTACAACGTGTATGGGGGCCTGCAAGACAATGGTGTGTGGAAAGGCGCGCACAACAACAAAGAAGACCGGCGATGGCACTCCACCGGCAAAAACCCGTGGCAAAGCATTATGGGCGGCGATGGCATGCAGGTGCAGATAGACGGTCGAAACAGTAATATTGTGTATACCGGATTTCAATTCGGAAATTATTTTCGTTTGGAATTAGGGAAAGGAAAGAACACCCACATACAGCCCAAACATGAACTGGGCGAGGCCCCTTATCGCTTCAATTGGCAGACCCCCATTTTATTGTCGCCGCACAACCAAGATATTCTCTACTTGGGAAGCAAAAAACTGCACCGCTCCATGAATCAGGGCGATGATTGGGAAGCCATTTCCGATGACCTCACCAAAGGGGGCAAAAAAGGCAACGTGGCCTATGGCACCTTGACCACCATCTCTGAATCGCCTTTCAAATTCGGACTCATCTATGTAGGAAGCGATGACGGATTGGTGCATGTCAGCAAAAATGCGGGCGGCAGCTGGGAACGTATCTCAGACGCATTCCCAAAAGACCTATGGGTCAGCGAAGTGGCCGCCAGCAAGCATAAAAAAGAGCGTGTATACGTGACCTTGAACGGCTACCGTTGGGATGATTTTGCCCCCTATGTGTACGTGAGCGATGATTATGGAAAGACATGGAAAAACATTTCAGAAGGCATCCCCGCCTCACCGGTCAATGCGCTGGTCGAGGATTCCAAAAATGAGAATTTACTGTTCGTGGGCACCGATAACGGTTTGTATGTTTCCTTTAATCGAGGGGCCTCTTGGGAACTCTTCCAAAACGGCATGCCCAATGTAGCGGTCCATGACCTGGTCATACAGCCCGAGGCCAAACATTTGTTGGTGGGCACCCATGGCCGTAGCATCTACAAGGCCGATATTGCCAATATGCAAAAACTGTCATCAGACGTCATGGCCAAAGACCTATATGTTTTTGGGGTCGATAACATTAAACACTCAAAGCGTTGGGGCAACAGTTGGAGCTCTTGGGGCAAACCCAATACCCCAGGGCTTGATATTACTTTCTTTGCCTCCAAACCCGGCACGTATAATGCCAAGGTGCTTACTGCAGACGGTATCGAGGTCAGCACTGCCGAAATAGCGGCAGACAAGGGGCTGAACATTCTTTCGTATGATGTGGCCTTCTCTAAAGAAGGCAAAAAGAATTTTCTAAAAAAGAACAAGATGGCCCTTGAGGAGGCCAAAAATGGCAAGACCTACCTCCCCAAAGGAACCTTTAGCGTTGAAATTTCGGGCAACGGGACGGCTGAAAAAATTCAGTTTGAAATTGAGTAA
- the thiL gene encoding thiamine-phosphate kinase, with amino-acid sequence MLQDKNEKRTPLEELGEFALIKHLTKDFKPTRPSTVKGIGDDATVLDFKGNKTLISTDLLIEGVHFDLTYMPLKHLGYKSVIVNLSDICAMNALPTQITVSLAVSNRFPLEALEEFYSGVATACRIYGVDLVGGDTTSSTKGMLISVTAIGEGDSKKITYRSGAKPHDLLVVTGDVGGAYLGLQVLEREKEVFKVNPQNQPDLEPYTYIIERQLKPEARKDIVELLEKLEVKPTSMIDISDGLSSEILHLCEQSGVGCNLFEDKIPLDPTVIATSEEFKMDSTMIALGGGEDYELLFTIDQKDFDKIKGNPNLTVIGHMIEKEEGAHLVTRANTKIPLKAQGWNSFND; translated from the coding sequence ATGCTGCAAGACAAGAACGAAAAACGGACCCCACTTGAAGAACTGGGTGAATTTGCCTTGATCAAACACTTAACCAAAGATTTCAAGCCAACGCGCCCTTCAACCGTCAAAGGTATTGGCGATGATGCCACCGTGCTCGATTTCAAGGGCAACAAAACCCTTATTTCAACCGATTTGCTTATTGAGGGCGTACACTTTGACCTTACCTATATGCCCCTGAAGCATTTGGGCTACAAATCGGTAATCGTCAACCTTTCAGACATCTGCGCCATGAATGCGCTACCCACACAAATAACCGTGTCTTTGGCCGTCTCGAACCGTTTTCCGCTGGAGGCGTTGGAAGAATTCTACTCAGGCGTGGCCACTGCCTGTCGCATCTATGGAGTCGATCTTGTGGGGGGCGACACCACCTCATCGACCAAGGGCATGTTGATCAGCGTGACGGCCATTGGCGAGGGTGACAGCAAAAAAATAACCTACCGGTCAGGGGCCAAGCCCCATGATCTTTTGGTGGTTACCGGAGATGTAGGAGGTGCCTATCTTGGTCTTCAGGTGCTGGAGCGCGAAAAAGAAGTCTTTAAGGTAAATCCGCAGAACCAGCCAGACCTTGAACCCTACACCTATATTATTGAAAGGCAGCTGAAGCCCGAGGCCCGTAAAGATATTGTGGAGCTTTTGGAGAAACTGGAAGTGAAACCGACGTCAATGATCGATATCAGCGACGGCCTATCATCTGAGATTTTACATTTGTGCGAACAAAGTGGGGTGGGGTGCAATCTGTTTGAGGACAAAATACCATTAGACCCCACCGTAATAGCTACTTCTGAGGAATTTAAGATGGACAGCACCATGATTGCCCTGGGCGGGGGCGAAGACTATGAACTACTGTTCACCATCGACCAAAAAGACTTTGACAAAATAAAAGGAAACCCCAACCTAACCGTAATCGGGCACATGATAGAAAAAGAAGAAGGTGCCCATTTGGTGACCAGGGCCAATACCAAGATACCCCTAAAGGCCCAGGGGTGGAATTCGTTCAATGATTAG